From the genome of Diorhabda carinulata isolate Delta chromosome 2, icDioCari1.1, whole genome shotgun sequence:
ttcataataaatgcagatttatttattttggaactaaaaaaatggaatttttttatacttctgAATTTTGGTCACTTCTTGTTCGGCGGGCGCCCTTGCAACTCCCCATTTAGCTGAAATTTGTTTTTGcatatctttttgaaaaattacttataataTAGTTAGTTTGAAATAGATTAGATTTTTTCTGTGTAAAAAATTTCTAAGCCAAACTTTTTCTCAATTCTATGCAAAgctcaaaaaatgttttttgaaaatttttgaaaaactagaaCCACCCAtgtagatattaaaaaaaataaatcccccaaatacaaaatatttttaataatagattttgggtatattatatatatacgaTCACTATAATACAGTGTTAATCAAAAATACAATTAGCAAATCTTATTggcaattattttcttttaaatatagatataagtgaaaaaaaaaatgaaacatatcAATTAGTACGAGTACCAAttgttacaaatatatatttgcgTACGTGGTTATTACTGATGATATTCGATACGTCAAATGGGTTACCTGGTAACCAACATGACTACCTACCCACCCTATAAACtagtgtaaaaagttcaaactaatttatagcaaaattttgttgaaaaataatatttggtagAGATAAGacgtttgttcttggtagctgcactggcagaactagtttaggaagtgtacactaaagcgttctttgtagcagaaccagcgctaatgtcgctgttcttagtagcagtgcaagagaactagttcacACTGTATTGCATGTATTCGGTTTAGAATCAGTTCAGGCAGccaaatatcaaaaagtactaaatcgttttccattattgttagTACTACAATCACTTAATTACAACAAATGCTCTATTGCTCTCTGCACTATATCGATCCTTGTATCCGATCGAACTAATTCTAAATACTCATGAAGTGGCTTGCACTGGTCCAGTTCAGTACAGTTACCAAGAACAAATCTAAGTACAACCGCGATATATGAAGGTACTATAAACGTGTAGAAATCTGAAATCAGATGGAAAAAAGATCCCAGAACTCGAGTCAACCTATAAGAGAACACGGTAACTTTGTACTTTATAAGCAAGCGCggagttatacatcggggacagTTGTAGAAAAAACGAAGGGCCActccaattaaattttttcttgccGAAGTGATTGGAAATGGTTTATGTACCTTAGATACATTATGAGCTCTCAACCGCGACAACCAGAGTATTTGACTATCGGAGTTTCTTAACTTCTTAACTTTCAAAAAGAAGACTTCCCAAAATTTCCCTTAGACCCTGGTTTAGACGAAGAAAAATGCACGATGAGGACCTGTTGGAATGATGGGGCATGGCGGAATATCTATTCGTGGACTTAGTCTCGTTCTACATCACTTTGGTATCTAGCTCCTTCGTCTCATCATCCGTATTCGTGAACAGCACACTTACATAGTCGAAGGACTCTACTTTTTCCCCTTTCCGTTCTGGAAAGTCTGTTTTCCACTTGTTTCTTCCATTATCGTTGCATTAGTCTTTTGGGCCATTTACCCCGAGTTCGAATCTTTTTGATTCCTTTCCCAGGATCTGGTTAATAATACAATACAGGGTGGAAAATTAACCACATCTTTTAGATTATAATTACacaataaacaacaatttacGCTCAATTTCAATACATATAAACGTATCAGATACTACTATCAACTTGTTTATCTAAGCTTAATAGTAAAcaattcactttttatttaattatacacCTTATTTGTTTAAGTAAATTCctaaatatataataacttaCTTTTAATTGTTTAGTACTATTacgaacataattttttatcaacctTGTCCTCGCGTTAGTTCATATTGGTCTTTTTGACCTTCGGGGTTGATAACGACCACAATTTGACAACGCCGCATCTCTTTCGTATTCAACAATTACAAACTACAACAATCTTTACCGTTCGAAAGACGTTAACAAAATGAAATCTTTCCTAACAGATTATGGAGTACATCGATCTCGCGGTTGTACTTATTATCACCAAATAGTATAATGTACTATCCGCACAAACATgtgaattatgaaattaaagaaTAACTCTGtattataaagatttaaaagATGTTTTCTTTGTTCGCTTCTTCATGTTTGTTCTTAGTATAGTGTGTTATAATTCGAACTTTGCAATATCTTTAGCGGATACAATCAATTATGTTTTAATTGGCAATAAAATGATCACACGGAACCGATTTTTTAATTTCCTCTCCTTCAATAATTCCATCTTAACAACCTATTGGTGTCTTCTATTTATAAGGACTCCTTTAAGTATGTATGAAAACCGAATTGAAAACACAGACACAATTTATTGGGACTAACAATGCAATTGCTTCTTTTAGAGTATAGATTGATTTTTAAACGACCTCGGATATATTCTGGTCTACACATCAATAACTTTAGATAGTGTAGTGCATAGTGACTGGATGTCGTTTTTCTATTATAGAAGTTTGGGTAAAAAATACTGTTACTGATCTTTAGGGCTTAGTTTTCTACCTGGGACATTTCCCAACTAAAAAACCTTATCTATCTCTGGTTCTTCATATCTCCGCGGGACCGCCGTTAGACATCATTTGCGATTCCTCTGAGAAATCGGTCCCTTATTGGTGTTAAAGTTCAACCAGAGCTCAGAGAAATGCGAACACCGGTTGGACACTCAGAAGAATACTTGGGGCGACTAACCTTGAGCCAAAAAAGCCAGCTGAAGTCCCCATATCATctacgatttgccagagaaGACGTTACTTGGACTGACGAACCATGGTGCTCAAACGAAAGCAGATAATGGCTGCATGGtagcgatagaagaggacgagtctacaGAAGACTTGGAAAAAGACTAACGCAGTGTTGCCTAAAAGAAAACTTGTCTTTTTGAGGAGGTTCCAGAATGGTTTGGAAGGGTTCTTCAATGGAAGCAACAACCGAGATggtttttattacaatttgcGATGGAGCAGGAgaattaacgatttttttccTCGCGTGTGTAATTTCACGTTAGGAGGgattacaaaaagttttaatttgagTAAAATCAATTGTGGACACCTTTGGTAAAGCTAGAAGTAAAACCTTGTCATGGAAAATAAGTAAGTGGTAGTAGATAATAGGtactttattaataaataacaattctaacattttataatgtaataaatactttatatatacaaatgttcaataaataaactataaatttaatggtaatataagataaaatcaaatttaacaataaaataaattcggCACAGTATATTTTTGAAGATACACAGCCTGGTAATtatctaaaactaaaaaaatattcatttaatgataaaaaaattgtactacAATAAACAGTCATCATATTTGATGCTTGGAAAGTAGATAATTTATAAACGTCCACGAAAATAAACTCTGGTCTGCTAATAAGATTCCCCTCCAtgaattacgaaatttttttaaaacaaatatgtttCCTTCTAAATAAGTTATATAACATATTATTCGTCGATACcaataagaaacattttatagtaatttttctGCTGCTTAAAGTTACTTATAATGCTCAATTTTGAAATACTAGACTACCAACCAACGATACCATTCTCCAAATGATACTAGACGACCTTTGGATCCAATGAGATAGATAAAAAATGCTCTAGATCAGTGTTTCCTAATGTGGGGCCCAAGCTCCACAGTGGCTCAATTTGATTTGTAAGTAAAGCAATTCGAAAAGAGATTCAACATGAGTTTAACCCTATTGCTCTGGGCCATTTGAATGCAAAGCTAGGTTTCGAAACCAAATTATCAATTGAGTGTTTGGAGTCGTCAAGTAAACTTTCTTGTTCCACAGGAAATCCCGAACTTCAAGCTGTAGTATTTCACAGCTTACATAATACATACTGTGGTGGCAGATTTTACAATCAATTTAGATTCCTCCCCTTTGCCGACTATAATTCATCATCCCCTAcattatataaattcataaaatttcctACTTCCAGATTCATGGTAACAAATAAAGATTAAAACTACTTCATTATATTGTTCTTAATTTTTGTCGTTAATAATAAACTACAATTCGAAGGACACAccacaataataaaataaaatttaaaaaaatataattacctACACTATTAATAGATAGTTATCACCATTTAACAAACTGTTTATATTCTTCATTAACTGATATTCTTTTAATTGTTTCATAACCAACTATTATACTAAAACTAAACGTGGCCGATTGTATAAGTCTTGCACTTAGACCTTTGGTGAACATATTGAGACCTTCTTCTACCCATAAATCTCTAAATGCTGTGCGCATTGAACCTATTCTTTGGACTTGTAACCTTGCTCTAACTACATCTAATGGATTCGTTAAAACTGTTGTAGTAAATCCACCTAATGTTCCGGAGATACTTTGAAGGAGAAGATGGGAGAACCAACTGGGCAGTACATAAAATAATTGgtctgaaaaacaaatttaaatcaCTTCCTATGTAAAAGAATCGATATTCATAAGACGAAATATTATTACATTAGTACATcatcattttttaatgatttaataattaataaaggaaatagaaatttaacaaattaatacaAAAGTGGAAGGAtttgattttgttcaattttcagaaatacCTAGATCAAATGAAATCTTCACGTTCTATAAGTCAACatgaaataacaaaacatatcttttttataaaaaaggtgATTTTTGATGGGGCAATGACTTATCAAAAGACTAACCACCAGTTTAAGGTCATATCTGGTTAACTCCTAATGTTCTTCAGACTCTACATCTGATAAGTGCTCTGCTCTCTTTGTGGCTAGTTTACAGAATCTGCAATTATCATTCTCTCTCATGCCTAGTCTTAAGGTTATATTTGATGAAGTAGTAATCTATCAGAAAACTAACCACCAGGTTAAGATTATTTCTAGATAACTCAAGAAGTTTCTCAGAAATATGAactgatatggttatgaatctGTTCAGTTAGTTGTTAATGTGGCATCTCATGAGGCCACAGTAGAGCTCTGTGGAGTAATTGCCCCTTTTTTCACAAAGCTGTCTGCTACATCATTGCTTAGCATATCTTGTTAGCCTGCTACCCACATTAAGGCtactattagaaaaataaaataatagattctataaaataattactcttattgttttattcatttttgaatcaaaattggcatttttcatgccaaaaaacctgaaatgaagattttcggatagaaattgagaatatataaaaacttttttagaaatcaaaattcaCCTGTTAACTCATGAAActaaattgtaatattttgaaaccaagaattgaatattttcaatcaatcacCCTATATATGATACCTCATACCTTGATAAAAGTGGTAGAATCCCCACCATAAAGCTGAGTTTGGAACATAGGCAGATAAACTTGCCCAATAGCCCCTATAAAAACCAGCAATACCATCCATTTTAAATATGTGTTTCATTACATCTATTGTTAAAgcaaatttacttttatttgattgaatttttattccCAAATGGTTAAAAGcctgaaaattttaatatattttaatttcatgttaatggatagaataaaaaaaattactttttcctCTCTACCGTTAACTCCCATCATCATTAGATGTTGACTAAGAACATCAAAAGGTACTATAATAGTTTGACCAACTAATGAAGCGCATCCTCCAGCTATAAGGGCTCTTAAACTAGAATGTACTTTTTTCTTGTGTAAAATATGTCTCACTCCTTCATAGGTTGAGATATAAAATACACCTACAAATATTCTAATCTAGTAAACTGCTATTTTAAGATACGATTTATTACTTACCACTAACAATTTGTACAGAAGATACCCAAAATCCCCTATATAGACCAGAAAATCCTTCATACCTATATATTTTACCATAGGCATCAAATATACCTACAATTATTTAATGCAGTTATAAGTGGGTTTAACACCAATCTCGTTAACGAGTTCAAGCCCAAATTTTAGTTAaacttcataaaattcaatatgtattggttaattcaattaattcaaacatatCTCTAAAATTGTTATCACGCGAGCATCTTATAACTacttataatttagaaaaaaactattttcaattatttgtttaactAATTATGTAACGTAAATAATCAAATGTTCTTACCCGTGTATAAATCATTGTGCTTTTGAATTTGTAACCTAGTTTTTATTAACGTTAAAGGATAAAGTGCACATCTAACGCTAAATGAACTCAGCATGGATAATGGGAAAAATTTCGTTTTGTCCATCATATCCCATTCTATGGtccttattattttattgtcatCGCTACCTTCGGGAACCAGCgaataaaaatccattttgatAATTTACTATATCGATAAATATTACCGTAGAATAAGAATGTATAAAACGTATGACATTATTACTAACATATTTGAGGACTCGcgcattttatattttacgtGGCCATTTCTTGTAAAAACCACCTGCAAATTACCCTTTGCATTTAAACACCATATAGAATGTCATATGATGGTTGACTACTTTGACTTTATTGACAATGACATTTAATAGATCCTAATGAAGCATTCACAAGGAGCGAATGGAGGTTTCGAGCGTAATAGAAACAGCCAATTAGCCTTATCGTTTATACAGGATTCGCATCTACGATATTGGTAGAAAGTGTTACGtacaaaatacttttaaaatctgggattatttttcagttaaattcaTATATGCCAGtcatttaattaaaagtaaagtaaagaacaataaacaaaagtttGGTGTCCAGAATGGTTGTTGCATATGGCGGACACCAATATCCGCTTTACCATAGGCGtgctatataaaaatatattctgtaGTTAAggaattagaaaatgaaaagaattagttttataaattaGTGCTtggattttaaataaattgatgaatttaaagTTTTCCTTTGATATCATTCCAGGAGATTGCAAAGTTTTCGTTAGAACAATTTCTGTATAAGCTCTATAATGTTTCGATGAAATGGAgggtaaaaattaaaattcaattttactatagaattttatttcaataaaatttcaaataaaactttcatGTACAAAAAAGAGACAAAACATTTCTACAAATTCATGGACACAAAcaact
Proteins encoded in this window:
- the LOC130903417 gene encoding solute carrier family 25 member 44 → MDFYSLVPEGSDDNKIIRTIEWDMMDKTKFFPLSMLSSFSVRCALYPLTLIKTRLQIQKHNDLYTGIFDAYGKIYRYEGFSGLYRGFWVSSVQIVSGVFYISTYEGVRHILHKKKVHSSLRALIAGGCASLVGQTIIVPFDVLSQHLMMMGVNGREEKAFNHLGIKIQSNKSKFALTIDVMKHIFKMDGIAGFYRGYWASLSAYVPNSALWWGFYHFYQDQLFYVLPSWFSHLLLQSISGTLGGFTTTVLTNPLDVVRARLQVQRIGSMRTAFRDLWVEEGLNMFTKGLSARLIQSATFSFSIIVGYETIKRISVNEEYKQFVKW